GTCTCAACTCCCATGTGAGTCTGCCCCTTTGCCCTGCCCTGGGTGTGGTGGGCCAACATGGGGGCCTCCCGCACTGGGCATCAAAGCTCCCTGGGTCCCCCTCTGGCTCCCCCACAGGCAATGCCGAGGCTGCGGATAGGCATCGGGCGCCCCGCCCACCCTGATACAGTGCAGGCCCATGTGCTGGGCTCTTTCTCCGCCGCTGAGCAGGAACTGCTGCCTCTGTTGCTGGAGCGAGCCACCGACATGCTCCTGGACCACATCCGGGAACGAAGCCAGCGGCCCTCGTTAGGCCCTGACCTCAGTGAATTCCTGCCTCCCTAACCACCATGCCCACACATCAGCCAGGTTCACAGAGGTGCCGTGCCAACCTGTGGTATCCACTTTTTATAGACCTCTTCTCTGGGCTGCCCCAGGCCACCTATAGATTAAAGAGAGGGGACTATGGCCACAATGGTCCACTTCTGGGATGGGGAttggtcttctctctgtgttttaCTTGGAAAGTAGAGAAACTTCAGGAAGACTAAACTTTTTGAACCTTTTCGGAGAACCAGAGGTGTGAGTCTGTAAAATTAAAGATGCGGCATGGAAGCTGAGGCCTCCTCAGGGGATTCCCACGCTTCCCCTGCCAGCGGAGGAGGGGCCGACAGGGTCTAGCAAGCCCCCCTCCCAGGTGATGCGTGGGCGTGCCTTAGCCCACAGTGAGGCCTTGCCACCCTTTTCtttggcccattttacagatggggagatggAGGCTTAGAGGGCTCCATGCGGCTGCAGTGTGGCAGAGCTACATGATCTGTACCCAGGGCTGGCTGCCATCTTGCCGTGCCTGGGGCCCTGGCACGCTTACCTCAGGGCTGCTGTGCACCCGGAAGGTTCCCACACGGGTGGTGTGTGAGAGCAGCCTCAGGTCCTCGGGGTTAGGTGGGATGTGGGCCCGTCGAGGCACCAGGCCCAGGTCCCCTGGCTGGTAGGGTGTGATGCTGGATGGCGGCTGACGCAGAGACCCCATCTTGGGTGGCTGGGTGCCAAGCTGGCTGTGGAGAGAGGACTGGCATCACCACCTGCGTTTCCTAGTTGAGgacactgaagttcagagaggcttTGGGAAGCCAGGGTTCTGGCCCAGGGTCAGCTGAGAACAGCCCTTGGACAAACAAATTCCACAGCTGCTTCTGAGGTCATACAGGGTCACTCACTCACCTGCCCTTGGGTGGGCTGTGGGCCTGGCTCTCCTGATTGAGATACACAGCCAGCCGGGGGCTGAGGACCACGGCTGAGCTGAGCACGGCCAGCACTTGGTGCAGCATCTCCTTGAGCTGCAGTTGGAACACGACATCAGAGTCGCTGTCCTCCTCATCAGGTTGCATCTGCCGGTCGAGGGTGGGGATGGGCCCGCGGAGATCAGGCTCATAGTGACCCCGACACCCACCTCTGGGAAACACCCCAGAGCCCCTTTTCTCCAAGTTTACCCTGGCTGTGGTGGGATACCCATTCTCCAAATGAGAAGCCTGAGGCACAAGGCCTTCCAGGGCCTCAGAGAGGGACTCCAGCAACTTGGAGACCTTCAAGGGATCTATGAAGTACACAAATCAGGAAAGGACTTGCCAGGAGTCTCTCGGGGGGAAAGGCAGCGGGGTGGGTGTTGGGGGGGCTCTGGCTCTGGCCCTGGCCCAGCCTTCTCCGGGTGTCCTGGTTATCTCCAAGCAGTGTCTGACGTTGGCTcactccccccgcccctttcACCCACTTGCTGTCACCTGTAGAACGTCCTGTAGGATGAAGGTGGCCTGGGCCAGGGCTGCCTCCAGATTTGCCCGAACCTTCTGCTCTTCAGTCAGCTCCCGCTGTAGCTGTTGTGCCTCAGCCTGCTGCCTCTCCAGCTGCAGGTTCAGCTGGTCTCTCTGACTCCTGGGCCCAGGACCAGGACGAGTCAGCCACCTCCCTGCACTCCCTGCACTCGGCGGTTTCTCTCTAGCCCCCAGGAGCCCTCATCCAGCCCCAGGCCTCGATGCCCGTTGGGAAAGGGGAAGTCACCGGCCGGAGTCAGGTGGCCCAAAGGGGATGGCCTCAAGCTCGGCCCCCCTCGCTCCTGCCGCGTGCCCCTCCGCAGGGCGCACCTCAGCGTCTGTGTGTCCTGCTGCAGCTGCCGGAGGCCCTGCTCCAGTTGGCTCAGCTGGAGGCGCAGCTGCTCGGCCTCCACTGTGCCCCGCTGCTGCTCGCGGCACTTCTCGGTCAGCATGAGGATGATCTGCGGGTGCGGGCAGGTGGCCATACCCTGGCCCCTCTGTGGGCCCTcagcctgccccccctcccccagctccagacTCCCCCAGAGCTCACCCCCTTGTACAGAGAGGCCAGCCAAGGCACTGGGGGCCCAGCACCATCTCTGGGCAGAGCCCCCAGTGGCCCGGGGCAGGTCCCGCTTCAACAAGTTATGGGGGCTTtcgaccaaataaataaaaaccagaggTGCGCCCAGCACCCAGGACCCCCCACAAAGGACCCTGTCCCGTTGCTGCTGCCTCCCTCATGAGTTGGCTCCAGCCCCAGACCCAACCCTGCCGGGCTGTGTTTGCCCTGAAGCAGCACCCCTAGGGTTCCCGCCTGCTTTATGCACCAAATGCCCTGTGACAAGGTCCTGGCAGGCACACCTTACGGTGGCCTCTGCTATGCCTGGCCATGACCTTCTGGGCGTTCTCCAATAGATCCAGCTGTTTGCACAGCTCGTCTCGGGTGCCCTTTAGCTGCTCGTTCTCCTGTAGCAGCTGTGCACCTTGCCGGGATATCTTGGACAGCTGCAGGGTGACCGTGTTGTTCTCCACGATGGCCCGCTTTGTCGTGTCCCACATCTGGCTAGTGGCCACCTTTCGGTACTCAGTGGCCACCAGGTTCACGCGCTGGATGATCTCCTTCCTCAGTCTAGTCATGGGTGGGAACGAGGGGGTATCAGGCGGAGTGGGCACAGGCATTGCCCTCCCGTGTGGGGTTCCCCAGAGCGCTTAGGGCCGCCTCTATGCTCTATCTCCCAAAAGGGGCAGGGCTCCAGGTAGAGCCCCTGTAGACCCTTTGGCATTTTGATCCATATCAATGTATTATTCCCTATTAAACAAATGTAACTCAAGTCATGAAGAGTGGCAAGAGGAAGTCCAAGGATTTCCAGTCCCATGTGAGGGCTAGAGCTGGGAGCTTATCTATTTTTTCCACCCCTCCTAACATCACCAGCCAGGATTCTGAGGAGCAGCAGGATGGGGAGTCCCTGAGCTAGTGCAGTCCCCCCAGTTTGAAGCTGAGGCTCCGAGGCCTGAGCTTGGCGTGGCCTCAGCACCCAACCTGCCCACCTGTCCTTGTCCAGCACAGACTTCTTCTCGAGGTTGTACACGTAGTCCTTGTAGTCACTCTCCTGCTTCCGTAGCTGGTCTTCCAGTGTCGTGAACTTCTCTGTGAGCTCCTCTTTCTGCAGCCGGAACTCTTCCAAAGCCGCCAgcttcccccctgccccaccgCAGGGCACGGGCCCGGTGAGGGGCCGCCTTGGGAGGGCAGCGATGGCCTTGCGCgatgcccctccctccccccttcctccaagtcctcctgccctccctgtgcTTCTCAATCCAGTAAGGCCAGACCCCTGTCCCTACGAGATGCTATGCTCCGTCCTGCCCTCATTCATTGTCTTCATCTGAAACACCGTCTCTTCCCCACCACTAATCTTATGAAGCCTCATTCACGTTTCGCCTCTTTGGAAACGCCTCCCTTGACCTCTATTTTCTGGAAAGTGACAGTGACAACAGCCATTGAACTTGAACAGCTTCTCTGGGCCAGGCACTACTGCTGTCCTTAAGCCTCAAAAAAAACCaataaccaaaaaccaaaaaaaaaaaaaaaaaaaatgccagctgggtgaccttgggcaagacacttCAACTCCTTGAAGTGCTTCCTCACCTACAGACGGGGCGGGGGTTGATAGTATTTCCTGCCTCGGACGATGGCTGGGACAATTACGGAAGGTCATGTGTGGGAAGCAGCACATAGCTGCTGTTCCTCAAGGTGGACGTATCATCCCCATTTCCCAGCTGAGAAACCTGAAGGTCTGGGAGAAGTGCTTGCCTAAGGCCACAGAGTtaatggtagagctgggattagaGCCCGAAGAGCAAGAGCGTTGGCTTCCCTGCCCCCGTGGTGTGTGCCCCAGCCTCGCCTGCCAGTCCCCTCCTCACCAAGGATGATGTTCTCCGTGGTGAGCTGGTCCTTGGTCTCCTGGAACTCATGGCGCACCTGGGCTAGCTGTGCCTCAAAGGCGTCCTTTTCTACCTCCTTGGCCAGCTGCAGGCTTTGCAGCTGCTCGTTGAGGTCAGTGATCTCGTCTACCTTCTGGTTGAGTGTGCGCTTGAGGAAGGCCACGATCTCCTTCTTGTTGTTGGCCAGCTGCTCAAACTCCTGGCGGAACAGCTTCTCCTGCACGGCTAGTTCATCCCACTTCCGCTGGTACCTGAGGGGGGTGCAGGGCAGAGGTCTAGAGAGTGAGCAAGCCAGGCCTCCACGCAGCTGGGCCTGCTCCCCTGGGTCTTCCCATAGGGGGGCATTCGAGGTTCCTCACTGGGAATCCAGCCTCATCTCCCACTGTGCCCCCTGATCTGCACTTAACGACCGTAGCCAATGCCTGTGCTCAATGCTGTACATCCATTACAtcaccagaatgtaagctccaccaGGCCAGAGCCTTTGTTACACTCACAGCCGTGTTCCCAACACCTAGAACAGTGCATGGTACATAGTAGGTACCTGGTGTGTATTCATTGAATCTGTGAGGAAGTGGGTACTATGATaattatgcccattttgcagatgaggaaatgtagGCTCAGAGGGTTGAAGAAACTCCTAGTCAGTAAGTGGTGaaatcagaatttgaacccaaatcAGTCTGATCCCAAAGTCAGGGTTCTTAACCACAATGTTTACTGTTGCAGTTGGCCAGCTCTGCACCCTCCCTAACGCGTCCATGCTTTGCGATCCGAAatctttgcacctgctgttttcCTTACCCTCGTCTGCCCGGTGAACCCTGGTGGGCCTCCTCAGTGGAGCCTTCTTGAACCTAAGCCCCATTGTGACCCTCTTTTTGGTGCCCTCCTGTTAAGTGGGCCCTTGTTTAGTCAAGACCCGAGGTCATATGTGTCTTACCCACTTGGCAGACCTCTGACTTCTGTATTCTTGGGGTCTGACAAAGGGACTCGGCAAACAGTAAGCACTTGACAACTGTCTTCCAAATGCATTTTTCCCAAATACATTCCATCTGGTTTCTCAGCTTGAGGGAAACGTGAATTTTTAGAGAGTATTATATAAATGATTTACTGGTTTCCAGTGGAATAATTTGTAGAAGTTGTTTGGAAAGCTGctttacttcatttattcaacatctttgttttaatatttatttttgggagagcacaagtcggggaggggcagagagagggggacagaggatctgaagtgggctctgcactgatgggcTGCCAGCAGCAAGCCGGATTGGGGTTCAaagtcacgaactgtgggatcatgacctgagctgaagtcggacgctcaactgatagccatccaggtgcccctattcaacCAACATCTTCTGAAGGGCTGCTGCTTACAGGGCATTGGGGAGTGCAGAGCCGAATGACTTGCTTTGTGGAGGAGGGAGCAGTTTGGCACAGGGAGGTCAGGAGGGCCAGGGCTCCCATCCTGGCACCTCCTCTTCCTGGGAGTgacttccctctctgagcctcagtccctCTGCCTGTACAATGGGGATGGTCAGGACCTCTCTCCTGGGACTGTTTCAAGGACACAGTGAAGCGCCAGCACAGGACCCACCTGTGGGACTCAGCGTTGGCCGTGAGTATCTGCAACATCATCTGGGGAAGAACTGCCTGACGGTCATGAaaggggttatttatttatttatttattagaaaggGGTTTGTCTTTTAAGGGTCACCCTGAGACTGGGCTAGTGCATCATAACTAGGAAgaaagtagttttaaaataagaaaaataagcaagtgagCATGTCTCAGAAGAGGTACAGACCCTTCCCACACACAGTTCCATCTATGTCATGCAGCCCTGGGGAGACAACCCTCCTTtacatttggggaaactgaggcccagcgtGAAAAAACACCTGGGCTCAGCAGGTGGGTATGTCAGTGGTGTACACAGTGCAGGGAATCGTAGCGCAGGCGTCATGGGAGTGGGAGAGGTGGTGGGAGGAAGGACGTGTATTCTACCCACCTGCCAGGGGGCTGCCATTTTCAGTTCATCCCACCGATTGAAGTCTGTCCTTTTATAAAGCACGTGATCCCATGGTGCAGGAGTGAGGCAGGCACGAGCGGTGCTTGCCTGGGGCAGGGTTGCCAGTTTAGCATTAGGGCCCCAGGACTCTGGGAGCTGAGATGGGTGAAGTCAAATTGTGAAGCCTCTCAATGTTActtaggaggaaactgaggctggagtcTAGAGGCCAGAACACAGGCCTCGGACCCCCGGAGCGAGCCTGCACAGCGGTCAGCTCTGAGCAGGGCTTCTGACCCAACAGGACCACCCTGACTGCCTACCCACCGGGCCAGCCTGTCCTCCAGGTCTCGGATCTGGATGTGGTAGAATTCTCGCATCTCCTCGCCTAAAGGCGTTTCCACAGGCTTGCTGGCCATGCTGGCATCCTTCTTGCCACCTTTCTTCTTCTTGACCTCGGGCTCCTTGGTCCCCTTAGTTGCCTTCTTTTTGGGAGCCATGGCTGGTGGCAACCACTGCCCCAGGGCCCCTTTAAGAAGCCAGGTGGTTGCTAAGGAAGTTGGTCCCATACATAGCAACAAACTCAGGGAGTGAGGCAGATCTTAAAGGGACCCTGCCCTCTTCCTGGCAAGGTTGGGCACTAGCAACCAGCCTCCCCCTCCGAGGCCAAGCACCGACAGAGGCTGTAGACTGGGTTGTCTCAGATCATGGCATCTCAAAAATCAGGATGCCAGGCTCTTGGGGCACTTTTTTGGACTCTGGGGAGACCTCTCCTTCCCCCGGGTGGAAATGTTACAGTGGGTGAGCCCTAGAAACCACTGCCTTGCCTCACTGTGCCAATCAGAGAGGGGGACTTCCCCAGAGTCCCCCAGAACGAGAAGACAGTCAACCGGCTCCCAGGCCAAGGAACCTCTCTCCTGAGGCCTCTGAGACCATGCTGGGATCTCAGGATGACCCTGTTCAGAGACTGGCTCCGTGTTCCACAAGGCTCAGTGGAAATGCTCCATCTGCCCCAAAGTGTCTGTTAATTGTTGCAAAGGCATACAGTGAATAGAGAAACATTCAGGAAAATCTACTAAATCCCTGCAAGAATGAGGGTGGTATTTGAGCAGTGACCCACCCCCTTATCTGCTGGAGTTGTgttactttattttgagacagagagagagagagagagagacagagcatgtgggtgggggaggggcagagtgggagagagaatcccaagcaggctccgcacagtgcagagtccgacatggggcttgaatcccgCTGTgaaatcaccacctgagccgaaatcaagagtcgatgctcaaccaacagtcACCCTGACGCCCCACTGCTGAGGtttaagaaaaaatgtgtatttgttctTTGCCCCTGGTTTCTGGCAGAGGACCTAAAACCCTCCAAATTTCCTAAATGAGACagtatcttttgttattcataacaaaccTCTTGCTGTGCCTGAGTTTATGGTAATGAAGGGACTGTGGGTGGGGGACAGCCTCAGGATGGGGGGCtagtcaccagaaagaccaagcacataattagagggttggaactttccaCAGAACCCACTCCTGCCCCAaacctctggggaggagagagggggtggaTATTGAGATCACCAGGGGCCAAGGATTTAACCAATCAGGTGGTatgcctggaggaggcagggaagttctgggccaccccctgccccatgcaTCTCCCATTTGGTTGTACCCGAGTTGTATCCTTGATAATAAAACCGTAAGTAAAgtgcttttctgagttctgtaagTTGTTCTatgaattatcaaacctgaggacAGGGGTCTTGGGAACTCCAGAATTTGTAGTCAGCTGGGCAGAAGTATGGGTAGGCGAGGTACCCCATTGGTGGCTGGCATCTGAAGGGGCACagtttcatgggattgagcccttgaCCTATGGGGTCTGCACTGAGTAGGTGGTGTCAGAAATGACTTGAGCCATCGGACACCCCAGTTGGTGTTGGAGATTTGGAGAAATGGTGTAGAAAAGTGACATGTATTTggtgtcaaaaaaacaaaacaaaacaaaacaaaaaaacacatccaCTCCCCATCTTCGGTTCTGTGTTATAGATGTTTAAGCTGGGGTGCACCGTTCTGAGCAAGTGGGGGCATCCTTACCCTCCAGCTCCTAGTCTGGGGCCACAGCTTCATCCTGGGAAGGGCAGGCTGCTGGCCTTTCTCATCCTCCTCTCCGGTCCTATGTGGCAAAATCTCGTTTCAAGCAGGTGCAGCAGACAAGACTTCCCACACGGGCCCACTTGCAAGGTGGAAGCTCAGTCCAGGCGGTGGCAAGCTGGGAATACTTGGACCTTGATGGCCCCCACCGCGGTTGGCCCATAGGGTGGGGGTTCCCCACCGCGGGAGCAAGCTGAGAAGACCAGGGGCTGCCACCTCCTAGTTCTCACTTGTAGAGCACGGTCACTCCAGGAAAAGTAGGTCCGGCTCCCAGCTTGGGTGcagtggttcatgggttccactCTGGGGAAAAACAGGCAGGGAAGGACAAGGAGCTCCACGGTTCTGCCCCGGGGAGCTGACTTTATTTGTATCAGAACTTCAAAAACTCCCGTGTGTTTGGCGTCCAAACCAATGGAGATCTCGGTAGAGAGCAATTAAGAGGAGTGGCTTCAGAAAACAaccatttgggggcgcctgggtggctcagtcggcaaagcatctgactttggctcaggtcatgatcttgaggtttgctCAAGGTTTGCTTCCCCATCTGTCAGTGGGGTTAATAATGACATCTAGCTCCTAGAATTGAGAAGATTCAGCAAAATAGATAGAAAACACTCATGCCTGCCATAATAATTGCTCAATACTTATTAGCTACAGTTAGAATtattacctatatattttttgattcagTAAAGCACTAGTTTAAACCACTGATTCCTTTTGTGATTGCGGTATAAGGTTAACACAACAGTAACCATCCTCTGCCTCATGGGTAGCCAccatcctaatttttaaaaactatttattttacattttatttttgatagagagcacaaggcggggggagggaccgagagagaaggagacacagaatccgaagcagggtccaggccccgagctgtcagcacagagcccgacgcgggggtcaaacccacaaaccgcgaaatcatgacctgagccgaagttggacgctccaccgactgagccacccaggtgcccctatttattttctgagagacacagagagagctcAAGCGGGATTGAGGggtaagaggggcagagagatggacacggagaatcccaagcatgctctacACCAtccgcgcagagcctgacacagggcttgaactcagaaccgggagatcgtgatctgagcagaaatcaagagtcggacgcttaaccaactgagccacccaggaggccccctAATTTTGGTTGATGTATCATTCTCGTGCAAGCATTTGCACATTTACAACATACGTATCCATAGCATTATGTAGCTCTCTATGCAGTTTTAAGACCTTACATAAATGCATCATTCGTATGTGTCCTTCTGGAACTTCATCTTTTCACTCGACACCGTTCTGGAGATTTATTCATGTGGACAGGTGTAGGGCACCCATCTGTAACTGCCAGAGTAGCCGCAGTTTACCCCTTCTCTAGCTGACGGACCTATGCTTCCCCCGCCAGTGCATGGGCATGTTTATTCTTCTCCCCACAGACGTGGCTGGGGATCAGCAGCAGCACCATCAGCACCGATCGAGTGCTGCTTGTACTTACCATGGGCCAGCCCAGCATCACCCGTCCACAGGCGTCCCTCGCAGGAGGGGACAAAGTCCCTCATCAGGGTCCGGTAGGACAAGACTGAGTGGATTCCACCCGGGCCTGCCCGAGGCCGAGATCTGTGCTCCTAGTCACTCTGCCATTCTGTCTCTTAGCGAACGCCTGGTATCACACTGAGATGGGTGTACAGGCCCCTTGACAGGGCCTGGTTGAGACCCGcccctcctacccccacccaGCCTAGACCTGGCCCCCTGGAAAGGCAGAGTGACCGGCTACGGCCCTTGACCTGTCTTAGTTTAGGATTGCTCAGTTACTGGTTCAGCATCGTCTGCTTTGGTTTCAGAACCGCCCGTCCCTCCAAGAATATTTAACACCACTGGAGGCTTTTTGGAGGAGCGGCCCACAGGCTCCATCTGTGCTGTGTAAACACAAAAGAACCAGGACTCTTGCCAGGAGCATAAAATGGGCCAGGTCTCTGCCtcggtgtgtgtgggggggggggggggcggtggaatGGAGACAGGTGGCAGAAACCCTGGGTCAGAGCAGGTCAGAAACAATCAGGAAGAGACTAACAAGCCACTACTATGGGCCTGGAGGGTATGCGTAGCCCTGGAAGGAAGGAGCCAACAGCATTCACTTTGTTTTAACGTAAACTCAGTTTAGAacaatttagaattatttattttagtttattattttaagagagagaggagagagagagagagaatatcccaggcaggctctgcactgtcagcacagagcctgatgtggggctccaactcaacaaaccatgagatcatgacccgagccaaagtcggacacacaagcgactaagccacccaggtgcccccagaacaaTTTAGAATTTAAACATTCTGATCTTGGATCTCATTCCAGGGTTTGGTTACTGGGGCAGCAACTGCCGCCCTAAGACGATGAGTGTCTGATGCCCCCCAGCTGGAGTGGGCTTTGTGGGTTAACCGCATCGCTCTTGGCCGCGGCTTCCTCGCCTGTAAAACTGGGAGGGGGCTCACCCAAGAGACACAGTACGTGAGGGGTCTGGCGCGGAGCAGGAACTCGGTAAATGGTCACTGGCATCATTACCTATCAGGCAAGTCTCACCAGCAGCCAGCTGGGTCGAGGAGGTAGAACTTCCACCAACTGGCCTCCAGTTGTTAGGAGTCTTCATGCCTTGAATATCAGGATTTGAATGAGGCGGTCACTGGGGACCAAAGACTAGAATCAGAAGTTCCTAAAGAATCCCACTCCCCTGTGCCTCCTATGCCAGCAAGTTTCCGGTGTGACCCCAACCCTAACTCAAGGGTCTACTCCCCCTGCTGGGCCAAACCCATCTCCGTCTGCCCGGGTTCTGAACCGGCTTCCAGAGCAGCAGGACACACCCCCCCATCTGACTGGGAGAGCTCTTGAGGCCAGAGGGTGTGGcagcaggaagagaggagaacGGGAGGGTTGATAGATTGACCTCCTCACACGCCCTAAATGCACTGCCAGTGAGCAGGCAGCATCTGCAAGATGGAGGCCTGCAGTCTCGGAGCTAGAGAGACACTCCAGGtaaggagagagaagatgagGAAGAGCTCCCTTGTCCACAAGCTGAGCCCTGTTGCTGCCCGGGGCCCAAGACAAGCTTCGTGGACTGTCCTAAAATGTGAGACAgttacagatcttttttttttttttaatgtttatttttgagagagccagcacaagtgggagaggggcagagagggggacagaggatccaaagtgggctctgtgctgacagcagagaactcgACGCGGGCCTCAAATtcgtgaactgtaagatcatgacctgagccgaagtcagatgcttaaccgactgagccaccaggcgccccagctgtTATAGATCTTACTACGAGTGATGCTGACTGGGGATCCAGAAGACTCCAGGCCACAGCCTGGAGGTGGCCTGGGTG
This DNA window, taken from Acinonyx jubatus isolate Ajub_Pintada_27869175 chromosome D4, VMU_Ajub_asm_v1.0, whole genome shotgun sequence, encodes the following:
- the CFAP157 gene encoding cilia- and flagella-associated protein 157 isoform X2, whose protein sequence is MGPTSLATTWLLKGALGQWLPPAMAPKKKATKGTKEPEVKKKKGGKKDASMASKPVETPLGEEMREFYHIQIRDLEDRLARYQRKWDELAVQEKLFRQEFEQLANNKKEIVAFLKRTLNQKVDEITDLNEQLQSLQLAKEVEKDAFEAQLAQVRHEFQETKDQLTTENIILGGKLAALEEFRLQKEELTEKFTTLEDQLRKQESDYKDYVYNLEKKSVLDKDRLRKEIIQRVNLVATEYRKVATSQMWDTTKRAIVENNTVTLQLSKISRQGAQLLQENEQLKGTRDELCKQLDLLENAQKVMARHSRGHRKIILMLTEKCREQQRGTVEAEQLRLQLSQLEQGLRQLQQDTQTLRSQRDQLNLQLERQQAEAQQLQRELTEEQKVRANLEAALAQATFILQDVLQPAWHPATQDGVSASAAIQHHTLPARGPGPGASTGPHPT
- the CFAP157 gene encoding cilia- and flagella-associated protein 157 isoform X1, which encodes MGPTSLATTWLLKGALGQWLPPAMAPKKKATKGTKEPEVKKKKGGKKDASMASKPVETPLGEEMREFYHIQIRDLEDRLARYQRKWDELAVQEKLFRQEFEQLANNKKEIVAFLKRTLNQKVDEITDLNEQLQSLQLAKEVEKDAFEAQLAQVRHEFQETKDQLTTENIILGGKLAALEEFRLQKEELTEKFTTLEDQLRKQESDYKDYVYNLEKKSVLDKDRLRKEIIQRVNLVATEYRKVATSQMWDTTKRAIVENNTVTLQLSKISRQGAQLLQENEQLKGTRDELCKQLDLLENAQKVMARHSRGHRKIILMLTEKCREQQRGTVEAEQLRLQLSQLEQGLRQLQQDTQTLRSQRDQLNLQLERQQAEAQQLQRELTEEQKVRANLEAALAQATFILQDVLQMQPDEEDSDSDVVFQLQLKEMLHQVLAVLSSAVVLSPRLAVYLNQESQAHSPPKGSQLGTQPPKMGSLRQPPSSITPYQPGDLGLVPRRAHIPPNPEDLRLLSHTTRVGTFRVHSSPETHTSGSPKRFKKFSLPEVSLLSK